In Neofelis nebulosa isolate mNeoNeb1 chromosome 7, mNeoNeb1.pri, whole genome shotgun sequence, the following proteins share a genomic window:
- the KIF26A gene encoding kinesin-like protein KIF26A isoform X4: MYGSPPAGLPCVTHTFALGLHSLLEKQLLVLIVQAEAWLALLECSPGAGAPSTPTAPFPQGQGASQPWEKMRPCQAVCSWKTDLLSTYRAPGAHGSRRTEKVWCWAWPRRRGAEALDSPREAEAEAAVAAVAVADTVRDASPALSSDGASKTWGRGGARTTALVTPAPGAPAGGSTGPSAAASFFIRAAQKLSLASKRKKPHPPPAPAARGASPYPTDFSGVLQLWPPPTPPCLLRAASKVKDNLGGVGKVKVMLRIWPAQGAQHSAEPTSFLKVDPRKKQVTLYDPAAGPPGSSGPRRAAAVAPKMFAFDAVFPQDSEQAEVCSGTVADVLQAVVGGADGCIFSFGHMSLGKSYTMIGKDSSPQSLGVVPCAISWLFRLIDERKERTGTRFSVRMSAAEVCGPDESLRDLLAEVASGSLQDAQSPGVYLREDPGCGAQLQNQSELRAPTAEKAAFYLDAALAARSTSRPGCSEGARCGSHTLFTLHVYQYRMEKCGRGGMSGGRSRLHLIDLGSCEGAPGRGGEASGGPPCLSLSALGSVILALVSGAKHVPYREHRLTMLLRESLAAPSCRATMIAHVSDAPARHAETLSTVQLAARIHRLRRKKVKYASSSSGGDSSCEEGRARRPPHLRPFRRSMAPDPGRPAPSSPGDPECSSSSEQSCDTVIYVGPGGTALSDRELTDNEGPPDFVPIIPALSRRRPSQGPRDADHFRCSTFAELQERLEGIDGGEGPSETLSVASGAQPGPACGARRPSPPEAAAPRKAVGSPLAASTPRGSPGPDTRRGAPEPSRASADQREGGSVRPAPPGPDKVAAGGGGRPLPSPAPPPPRQPEAGPAPEDPGGAGTDADGAARTPPVGMSGQAGRPRPSARGCRLERGLLTTTVTLQQPVELNGEDELVFTVVEELSLGGLTGSSRPASLASFGSNCSLQALASGSRPVSIISSINDEFDAYATQAPGGPSEGAAWAGSSQGSSIGSRLSEVSVSADDRHSPAPQPPFRAGPDSPARPDPPGPPVPGSSPDDGRCRFTEHGRSDSPGPARSARPGEAAAAAPARGGRECPAVSPWGAAPAQTIHSSLPRKPRTPSAASRAGRPRLAPSPPGPGGLFEDPWLLRADDCGALQGVSAGRASGPAPVLPCARRVVDGCEVAARAGHRPEAVAQIPPLRRGATTLGVSTPTASCRDALADAAACLGGPKDAPSRKKNVVPKGGLFPRPSGAAPPAPPVRKSSLEHKSGPALAAPQAGGLSRPAAAALPRGEEEARPGGRADHSVPRATSSLKARAGKAEAVSRPTTHGSLERCELLGHSSGKAREAPGRPARAVPRLGVPSTSPTPGPAPACRGSPAKGVGAPKPPAAGGKGRSLAGSRALGVPVRPLTPAVGRTPGGPVTAPRVAPRAVPGMGAKASRGTIMGTKQALRAAHSRVNELAASGAPGRGGPPWGSVDSDSGSDSGVNVGEERPPTGPALPSPYSKVTAPRRPQRCSSGHGSDNSSVLSGELPPAMGRTALFYHSGGSSGYESVLRDSEATGSASSAPDSMSDSGAASPGARSRSLRSPKKRATGLQRRRLIPAPMPDTAALGRKPSLPGQWVDLPPPLAGSLKEPFEIKVYEIDDVERLQRHRPLTREDPPEPSQDVEKGPACNSATLRLAERRQQRLREVQAKREHLCGELAETQGRLMVEPGRWLEQFEVDPELEPESAEYLAALEHATAALEQCVNLCKAHVMMVTCFDISVSAPAATPGPQEVDV, translated from the exons ATGTACGGGAGTCCTCCGGCCGGGCTGCCCTGCGTTACCCACACATTTGCCTTGGGTCTCCACAGCCTCCTGGAGAAGCAGCTTCTCGTTCTTATCGTCCAGGCCGAGGCCTGGCTGGCCCTCCTGGAATGTTCTCCGGGAGCTGGTGCCCCCTCCACTCCAACAGCCCCATTCCCTCAGGGACAGGGGGCCTCCCAGCCATGGGAGAAGATGCGTCCCTGCCAGGCTGTGTGCTCCTGGAAGAcagatttactgagcacctaccgtGCCCCAG GTGCTCACGGAAGCCGGAGGACTGAGAAAGTATGGTGCTGGGCATGGCCCCGTAGGCGGGGTGCAGAAGCACTAGACAGCCCGAGGGAAGCTGAG GCTGAGGCGGCGGTGGCTGCGGTGGCAGTGGCAGACACGGTCCGGGACGCCTCCCCCGCCTTGAGCTCTGATGGCGCGTCGAAGACGTGGGGCCGCGGTGGGGCCCGCACGACGGCACTGGTCACCCCGGCCCCGGGCGCCCCGGCTGGGGGCTCCACAGGCCCGTCGGCGGCAGCCTCCTTCTTCATTAG ggctgcccAGAAGCTCAGCCTGGCCTCCAAGCGCAAGAAACCTCATCCGCCACCAGCCCCTGCTGCCCGCGGCGCCTCCCCCTACCCCACGGACTTCAGCGGGGTCCTGCAGCTGTGGccgccccccacgcccccctGCCTGCTCAGGGCCGCCTCCAAGGTGAAGGACAACCTCGGCGGTGTCGGAAAG GTGAAGGTCATGCTGCGAATCTGGCCGGCACAGGGGGCGCAGCACTCGGCCGAGCCCACGTCCTTCCTGAAGGTGGACCCGCGTAAGAAGCAGGTGACCCTGTACGACCCGGCCGCCGGGCCCCCAGGAAGCTCGGGCCCCCGACGAGCCGCCGCTGTGGCTCCCAAGATGTTTGCCTTCGATGCGGTCTTCCCCCAGGACTCGGAGCAG GCTGAGGTCTGTTCCGGGACAGTGGCTGATGTGCTCCAGGCAGTGGTCGGGGGGGCTGATGGCTGCATTTTCTCCTTTGGCCACATGAGCCTTG GCAAGTCCTACACGATGATCGGGAAGGACAGCTCGCCTCAGAGCCTGGGTGTCGTGCCCTGCGCCATTTCCTGGCTCTTCAGGCTCATCGACGAGCGCAAGGAGAGGACGGGCACCCGCTTCTCCGTCCGCATGTCGGCCGCGGAGGTGTGCGGCCCCGACGAGAGCCTGCGGGACCTGCTGGCCGAGGTGGCCTCCGGCAGCCTCCAGGACGCCCAGTCCCCGGGCGTGTACCTGCGCGAGGACCCGGGGTGTGGGGCGCAG CTCCAGAACCAGAGCGAGCTCCGGGCGCCCACGGCCGAGAAGGCAGCCTTCTACCTGGACGCCGCGCTGGCGGCCCGCAGCACCAGCCGGCCCGGCTGCAGCGAGGGCGCCCGGTGCGGCTCGCACACGCTCTTCACGCTGCACGTCTACCAGTACCGCATGGAGAAGTGCGGCCGCGGCGGAA TGTCTGGAGGCCGCAGCCGCCTGCATCTCATCGACCTGGGCAGCTGTGAGGGGGCGCCCGGCAGGGGCGGCGAGGCCTCCGGGGGCCCCCCGTGCCTGTCTCTGTCGGCTCTGGGCAGCGTCATCTTGGCCCTGGTCAGCGGAGCCAAGCACGTGCCCTACAG GGAGCACAGGCTCACCATGCTGCTGCGTGAGTCCCTGGCCGCCCCCAGCTGCCGAGCCACCATGATTGCCCACGTCTCAGACGCGCCAGCACGCCATGCCGAAACGCTCAGCACCGTGCAGCTGGCTGCCCGCATTCACCGCCTGCGCAGGAAGAAGGTCAAG TACGCGTCCAGCTCCTCGGGCGGGGACAGCTCCTGTGAGGAAGgccgcgcccgccgcccgccgcacCTGCGACCCTTCCGCCGCTCCATGGCCCCTGACCCTGGCCGCCCGGCCCCCAGCTCACCCGGAGACCCCGAGTGCTCGTCCAGCAGTGAGCAGTCCTGCGACACCGTCATCTACGTGGGGCCTGGCGGGACGGCACTGTCCGACCGCGAGCTCACTGACAACGAGGGCCCGCCTGACTTCGTGCCCATCATCCCCGCGCTGAGCCGCCGCAGGCCCTCCCAGGGCCCTCGAGACGCCGACCACTTCCGTTGTAGCACCTTCGCCGAGTTGCAGGAGCGGCTGGAGGGCATTGACGGCGGCGAGGGCCCCTCCGAAACCCTGAGCGTCGCCAGTGGGGCCCAGCCCGGCCCGGCCTGCGGGGCCAGGAGGCCCTCCCCGCCCGAGGCCGCCGCCCCCAGGAAGGCTGTGGGCTCCCCGCTGGCGGCCAGCACACCTCGAGGCAGCCCCGGCCCGGACACCCGCCGGGGTGCCCCAGAGCCCTCCAGGGCCAGCGCCgaccagagggagggaggcagcgtTAGGCCTGCGCCGCCCGGGCCGGACAAGGTCGCCGCGGGCGGAGGCGGGAGGCCGCTGCCCAGCCCGGCCCCTCCGCCTCCTCGGCAGCCAGAAGCCGGCCCAGCCCCCGAGGACCCCGGGGGCGCGGGCACGGACGCCGATGGTGCGGCACGGACACCCCCCGTGGGCATGAGCGGGCAGGCCGGCCGCCCCCGCCCGTCTGCACGAGGCTGCCGTCTGGAGCGGGGCCTGCTGACCACCACGGTGACCCTGCAGCAGCCCGTGGAGCTGAACGGCGAGGACGAGCTGGTGTTCACGGTGGTGGAGGAGCTGTCTCTGGGCGGGCTCACCGGCTCCAGCCGCCCCGCCAGCCTGGCCAGCTTCGGCAGCAACTGCTCTCTGCAGGCTCTGGCCTCCGGCTCGAGGCCGGTGAGCATCATCAGCAGTATCAACGACGAGTTCGATGCCTACGCCACCCAGGCCCCCGGCGGGCCCTCCGAGGGCGCAGCCTGGGCCGGGAGCAGCCAGGGCTCCTCCATCGGCTCTCGGCTCAGCGAGGTCAGCGTGAGCGCGGACGACCGCCACAGCCCCGCACCGCAGCCTCCCTTCAGGGCCGGCCCTGACTCGCCGGCAAGGCCCGACCCTCCGGGCCCCCCCGTCCCGGGCAGCTCCCCGGATGACGGCCGCTGTCGGTTCACAGAGCACGGGCGATCGGACAGTCCTGGCCCGGCCCGGAGTGCTCGTCCCGGGGAAGCGGCCGCCGCAGCCCCCGCCCGAGGTGGCCGGGAGTGCCCGGCCGTGTCCCCATGGGGGGCAGCCCCGGCTCAGACCATCCACTCCAGCCTTCCCCGGAAACCGAGGACTCCCTCAGCGGCCAGCCGCGCAGGCCGCCCTCGCCTGGCCCCAAGCCCGCCGGGCCCCGGAGGCCTGTTCGAGGACCCTTGGCTGCTGCGGGCGGATGACTGTGGTGCCCTCCAGGGGGTCTCTGCCGGCAGGGCCTCCGGCCCGGCCCCCGTGCTGCCTTGCGCCCGCAGGGTCGTGGACGGCTGTGAGGTGGCAGCCAGGGCAGGCCACAGGCCGGAGGCCGTGGCTCAGATCCCACCGCTGCGGAGGGGAGCCACCACACTGGGCGTGAGCACGCCCACCGCATCCTGCAGGGACGCCCTGGCCGACGCAGCTGCCTGCTTGGGCGGCCCGAAGGATGCCCCCAGCCGCAAGAAAAATGTGGTCCCCAAGGGAGGCCTCTTCCCGAGGCCCAGCGGGGcggcccccccagcccctcctgtgcGCAAATCCAGCCTGGAGCACAAGAGTGGCCCAGCTCTGGCCGCTCCCCAGGCCGGGGGCCTCTCGCGACCTGCGGCTGCCGCCCTCCCCcgaggggaggaggaggccaggccCGGTGGCCGGGCTGACCACTCCGTCCCCAGGGCCACGTCGAGCCTGAAGGCCAGGGCTGGCAAGGCGGAGGCAGTGTCCCGTCCCACCACCCACGGCTCTCTGGAGCGGTGTGAGCTCCTGGGGCACAGCAGCGGCAAGGCCAGGGAAgctcccgggaggccggcccgggCCGTGCCCAGGCTGGGTGTACCGTCCACCAGCCCCACGCCTGGGCCCGCTCCTGCCTGTAGGGGCAGCCCAGCCAAGGGGGTGGGGGCCCCGAAGCCCCCGGCCGCAGGGGGCAAGGGCCGCAGCCTAGCAGGGTCGAGGGCTCTGGGTGTTCCCGTGAGGCCACTAACCCCAGCAGTGGGCAGGACCCCCGGTGGCCCCGTGACGGCGCCCCGGGTGGCCCCACGGGCAGTGCCTGGCATGGGGGCCAAGGCCAGCCGCGGCACCATCATGGGCACCAAGCAGGCGCTCCGGGCCGCCCATAGCCGCGTCAATGAGCTGGCAGCCAGCGGAGCCCCTGGCAGAGGCGGCCCCCCCTGGGGCTCAGTGGACTCAGACAGCGGCAGTGACAGCGGTGTGAACGTGGGGGAGGAGCGGCCGCCCACGGGCCCGGCGCTGCCCTCCCCCTATAGCAAGGTGACTGCCCCACGGAGGCCCCAGCGCTGCAGCAGCGGCCACGGCAGCGACAACAGCAGCGTGCTGAGTGGCGAGCTTCCGCCCGCCATGGGCCGCACCGCCCTGTTCTACCACAGCGGTGGCAGCAGCGGCTATGAGAGCGTGCTCCGCGACAGCGAGGCCACCGGCAGTGCCTCCTCTGCCCCCGACTCCATGAGCGACAGTGGGGCCGCCTCCCCCGGCGCTCGCTCTCGAAGCCTCAGGTCTCCCAAGAAGAGGGCCACAG GTCTGCAGAGGAGACGGCTGATCCCAGCCCCAATGCCCGACACGGCTGCCCTGGGCCGCAAGCCCAGCCTCCCCGGGCAGTGGGTGgacctgcccccgcccctggccGGCTCCCTGAAGGAGCCCTTCGAGATCAAGGTGTATGAGATCGACGACGTGGAGCGGCTGCAGCGGCACCGCCCGCTCACGAGGGAGGATCCGCCTGAG CCTTCCCAGGATGTGGAGAAG GGTCCGGCGTGCAACAGTGCCACGCTGCGGCTGGCTGAGCGCAGGCAGCAGAGGCTACGAGAGGTGCAGGCCAAGCGTGAGCACCTGTGCGGGGAGCTGGCCGAGACCCAGGGCCGGCTGATGGTGGAGCCTGGCCGCTGGCTGGAGCAGT